One Thermofilum pendens Hrk 5 DNA segment encodes these proteins:
- a CDS encoding thioredoxin fold domain-containing protein, translated as MKTWKLSLNSPAKSRRLGWRALVAMVALSAVLSVALLYARSQRPAEPYLLASSSEVYSAVSSGGAVAIMFSSPTCPVCEKMEPYWAALASRGGVLAVRFYVVRLGEGTAEAFYKYGVTSTPTYILFLDGRVAARYVGEFPGPNVTQSMLSWVLASLVQPLPQAGAPQGNSCEAGSCPVEPRSQGSGLPLVAAVVSFFAGVLAAFSPCTLPLLIAHAAASARVGARASRMAGGCFAASASSILALGLLFALLSKALSVAHAVLTSFTAILLLLLGASGVAGYRVDLPAVLPGGRLGVYGRCGLFGFLSVQCNLPLVLGPFLAVVGTSMEDFSEALYLALGYSLGTSSVLALALSGSGKVASLFERALYREDLVNRLSGLLLIAAGTLLLFQPYA; from the coding sequence ATGAAGACATGGAAGCTGAGCCTAAACTCACCGGCGAAGAGCAGGAGGCTGGGCTGGCGGGCTCTCGTAGCCATGGTCGCGCTATCCGCAGTGCTGAGCGTGGCTCTCCTCTACGCCCGCTCGCAACGGCCGGCCGAGCCGTACCTCCTGGCGTCCTCCAGCGAGGTGTACTCCGCCGTCAGCTCTGGAGGGGCGGTAGCCATTATGTTCTCGTCGCCCACGTGCCCGGTCTGCGAGAAGATGGAGCCCTACTGGGCGGCCTTAGCCAGCCGGGGCGGGGTGCTCGCCGTCCGCTTCTACGTGGTGAGGCTCGGGGAGGGAACCGCGGAAGCCTTCTACAAGTACGGCGTGACGTCGACCCCGACGTACATACTCTTCCTGGACGGAAGGGTTGCCGCGAGGTACGTGGGGGAATTCCCGGGACCTAACGTCACGCAGTCCATGCTCAGCTGGGTTCTCGCATCCCTGGTCCAGCCACTGCCCCAGGCCGGCGCGCCCCAGGGAAACTCCTGCGAGGCCGGGTCCTGCCCCGTGGAGCCGAGGAGCCAGGGCTCCGGCCTGCCCCTGGTGGCGGCGGTAGTCTCGTTCTTCGCCGGTGTCCTTGCGGCGTTCTCCCCCTGCACCCTCCCCCTGCTCATAGCCCACGCCGCGGCTTCCGCGAGGGTAGGGGCTAGGGCGTCCAGGATGGCTGGCGGGTGCTTCGCGGCTTCCGCGTCGAGTATACTCGCCTTGGGGTTGCTCTTCGCCCTGCTCTCCAAGGCACTCTCGGTGGCCCACGCCGTCCTGACATCCTTCACCGCCATCCTCCTCCTGCTACTGGGGGCTTCGGGGGTTGCTGGCTACAGGGTTGACCTCCCGGCCGTTCTCCCGGGGGGCAGGCTGGGCGTGTACGGTAGGTGCGGCCTCTTCGGCTTCTTGTCCGTTCAGTGCAACCTCCCCCTCGTGCTCGGCCCCTTCCTGGCAGTGGTGGGTACAAGCATGGAGGACTTCTCGGAGGCGCTGTACCTGGCGCTCGGCTACTCCCTCGGGACCAGCTCGGTGCTCGCGCTCGCGCTGTCGGGCTCCGGGAAGGTTGCCTCGCTCTTCGAGCGCGCCCTCTACAGGGAGGACCTCGTGAACAGGCTTTCGGGGCTCCTCCTAATAGCCGCGGGCACCCTCCTGCTATTCCAGCCGTACGCCTAG
- a CDS encoding DUF3782 domain-containing protein, with the protein MLKSEFLKLLEEDAEFRHAVMGLLGMRELLERFARLEERFNELLEEIRELRRIIMVVSHRFGVLTESAFREAMKYVVEEVLGAGAVRRVTMYDEEGLVYGHKSEVEVDLVVRDREHILVEVKSRVSRGDVAELYRVGLLYEKLYGVKPRLVLVGGFIDTDAWETAGALGVALKPALKE; encoded by the coding sequence ATGTTGAAATCCGAGTTCCTGAAGTTACTCGAAGAGGACGCGGAGTTCCGCCACGCGGTGATGGGGCTCCTAGGCATGAGGGAGCTCTTAGAGCGCTTCGCGAGGCTTGAGGAGAGGTTCAACGAGCTATTGGAGGAGATTAGGGAGCTAAGGAGGATTATCATGGTGGTTAGCCATAGGTTCGGTGTCCTCACTGAGTCGGCTTTCCGCGAAGCAATGAAGTACGTGGTAGAGGAGGTACTGGGCGCCGGTGCAGTTAGGAGGGTGACGATGTACGACGAGGAAGGGCTGGTTTACGGGCACAAGTCCGAGGTAGAGGTAGACCTCGTCGTCAGGGACAGAGAGCACATACTGGTAGAGGTTAAGTCGAGGGTTTCCCGGGGAGACGTCGCCGAGCTCTACAGGGTTGGCTTGCTCTACGAGAAGCTCTACGGGGTTAAGCCGAGGCTTGTGCTCGTAGGTGGCTTTATCGACACTGATGCTTGGGAGACTGCGGGCGCTCTAGGCGTGGCTTTGAAGCCGGCTTTGAAGGAGTGA
- a CDS encoding peroxiredoxin has protein sequence MVSGVVSVGEQAPDFEAESTGGVFRLSSLRGRRVVLFFFPKAFTPGCSRELSEFSELYEEFKRLGAEVVGVSADKVNTLRKFAKRYNAAFNLVSDPSLEVAGKYGVVGRSGKTAERVTFVIDEQGVVRAVLRDLPRAEDHPHAALEALKSLAGQQP, from the coding sequence GTGGTGTCGGGCGTGGTCTCGGTCGGGGAGCAGGCGCCGGACTTCGAGGCTGAAAGCACGGGCGGGGTGTTCAGGCTAAGCTCGCTCAGGGGTAGGAGGGTCGTGCTCTTCTTCTTCCCCAAGGCCTTCACGCCTGGTTGCTCGCGCGAGCTCTCCGAGTTCAGTGAGCTGTACGAAGAGTTCAAGAGGCTCGGCGCGGAGGTCGTCGGCGTCAGCGCCGACAAGGTGAACACCCTTAGGAAGTTCGCGAAGAGGTACAACGCGGCCTTCAACCTCGTATCCGACCCATCCCTGGAGGTCGCCGGCAAGTACGGCGTCGTGGGAAGGTCCGGGAAGACCGCCGAGAGGGTTACCTTCGTTATAGACGAGCAGGGAGTGGTTAGAGCGGTGCTCAGGGACCTGCCGAGGGCGGAGGACCACCCGCACGCCGCCCTGGAAGCCCTGAAGAGCCTAGCCGGCCAGCAGCCCTAG